The following proteins are encoded in a genomic region of Cellulomonas sp. ES6:
- a CDS encoding GNAT family N-acetyltransferase codes for MTPLLRAWRPTDASALHDAVAADPSLSRQLGGAELPDVADCADLIATRLAATGPGGHHLAVTVDDVAVGDIGLSALDRVHDTAWVSYWLAPEHRGRGLATRALEAVARWALDDLGLFRLELGHRTNNPASCRVATRAGFVAEGVERAKLRYGSERFDVETHARLATDPRPEVEPLPLRPGVAGGAGRPPHGDGAPGR; via the coding sequence GTGACCCCCCTGCTGCGCGCCTGGCGCCCGACCGACGCGTCCGCGCTGCACGACGCGGTGGCAGCCGACCCGTCGCTCAGCCGCCAGCTCGGCGGCGCGGAGCTGCCCGACGTCGCGGACTGCGCCGACCTCATCGCGACGCGCCTGGCCGCCACCGGCCCCGGGGGCCACCACCTCGCGGTGACCGTGGACGACGTCGCGGTCGGCGACATCGGTCTCAGCGCCCTCGACCGCGTCCACGACACCGCGTGGGTGTCGTACTGGCTCGCCCCGGAGCACCGCGGCCGCGGCCTCGCCACCCGGGCGCTGGAGGCGGTGGCACGGTGGGCCCTGGACGACCTGGGGCTGTTCCGCCTCGAGCTGGGCCACCGCACGAACAACCCGGCGTCCTGCCGGGTGGCGACCCGGGCCGGGTTCGTCGCCGAGGGGGTGGAGCGGGCGAAGCTGCGCTACGGCAGCGAGCGCTTCGACGTGGAGACGCACGCGCGGCTGGCGACCGACCCGCGGCCGGAGGTCGAACCGCTGCCGCTCCGGCCCGGGGTCGCGGGTGGAGCGGGCCGTCCCCCGCACGGTGACGGCGCGCCGGGGCGGTGA
- a CDS encoding DUF2809 domain-containing protein: MVAAGLVTARVGSGAAADVLGDALYAVLVLLLVSVAAPRWALRRRAVAAVVLCWVVEAAQATGGPALLVDRCPPAAFVLGTTFAWRDLAAYAAGVGLAVLVMAVSSRGGRAAARRS; encoded by the coding sequence GTGGTCGCCGCGGGTCTCGTGACGGCTCGGGTGGGCTCCGGCGCCGCGGCCGACGTGCTGGGCGACGCCCTGTACGCGGTGCTCGTGCTGCTGCTGGTGTCGGTCGCCGCTCCCCGGTGGGCGCTGCGGCGCCGTGCGGTCGCGGCGGTCGTGCTCTGCTGGGTCGTCGAGGCGGCGCAGGCGACGGGTGGCCCGGCGCTGCTCGTCGACCGGTGCCCGCCGGCGGCGTTCGTCCTGGGGACCACGTTCGCGTGGCGGGACCTGGCCGCGTACGCCGCGGGCGTGGGGCTGGCGGTGCTCGTCATGGCGGTGTCCTCCAGGGGTGGTCGGGCCGCGGCACGCCGATCCTGA
- a CDS encoding DUF2993 domain-containing protein, which translates to MQTTPVRRRRRIGCVVGLVLALALLVGGTLLADRVTRGVAEDVAADAVRQKTSATDVHVTVEGFPFLTQLARGALDDVRVRAATATLRGLDVTDLRITATGVAVREPRGAEHVRATATVPTAALAELLRERTGWDLALRVDGDRLVAEGEAAGVPAAVTLTLAAAGADGVTAAIESATLGGLTIDAGVLPDGLASRITELRLTDQLPAGARVTAATVQADGVHLAVELDDLTLDEL; encoded by the coding sequence GTGCAGACCACCCCCGTCCGGCGTCGCCGGCGCATCGGCTGCGTCGTCGGCCTCGTCCTGGCCCTGGCGCTGCTGGTCGGCGGCACGCTGCTCGCGGACCGCGTGACGCGCGGCGTCGCGGAGGACGTGGCGGCCGACGCGGTGCGGCAGAAGACCTCCGCCACCGACGTGCACGTCACCGTCGAGGGCTTCCCGTTCCTCACGCAGCTGGCCCGCGGTGCGCTCGACGACGTGCGCGTGCGAGCGGCCACCGCGACGCTGCGCGGGCTCGACGTGACCGACCTGCGGATCACGGCCACGGGCGTGGCCGTGCGGGAGCCGCGGGGCGCCGAGCACGTGCGCGCCACCGCCACCGTCCCGACCGCGGCGCTCGCGGAGCTGCTGCGCGAGCGCACCGGCTGGGACCTGGCGCTGCGCGTCGACGGCGACCGGCTCGTCGCGGAGGGCGAGGCGGCGGGCGTCCCCGCGGCGGTCACGTTGACGCTCGCCGCCGCGGGGGCCGACGGGGTCACCGCTGCGATCGAGTCGGCGACGCTCGGCGGGCTGACGATCGACGCGGGCGTGCTGCCCGACGGGCTGGCCTCCCGGATCACCGAGCTCCGCCTCACGGACCAGCTCCCGGCCGGCGCCCGGGTCACCGCCGCGACCGTGCAGGCCGACGGCGTGCACCTCGCCGTCGAGCTGGACGACCTCACGCTCGACGAGCTGTGA
- a CDS encoding phosphotransferase: MTTDDAPGSTGLADPGPPGRLTVGAPAPAWLHEALTAAWGWDPAETEVALLGLSHNATFGVRVRGVPVAVTRVAAPPYMDDTAVVESEVAWVASIAGTGAVRVPTTIAPLDGRTVALVADELDRHWVCHSATWVRGTVADDATAPVELHHRLGTTAAVLHEHALGFARPRGFVRPAWEPADLVGPGSRWGAWEAACLPPADLALLARARDAALDALHDASRAPDAWGLVHADLRPGNVLLDGDDLTVIDFDDSGFSWFVLDLAAALTGVEHLPDAPERAQAWAAGYQEVRPLTSADERTACALSMLRRLQVLGRTATDPRGGPSGALRAEQPAGSVLVAERYLRSPTWLLR, from the coding sequence ATGACGACGGACGACGCACCGGGCAGCACCGGACTGGCCGACCCGGGTCCGCCGGGGCGCCTGACCGTGGGCGCGCCCGCACCGGCGTGGCTGCACGAGGCGCTGACGGCGGCGTGGGGCTGGGACCCCGCCGAGACCGAGGTGGCCCTGCTCGGGCTGTCGCACAACGCGACGTTCGGCGTCCGCGTGCGGGGTGTCCCCGTGGCCGTCACCCGCGTCGCTGCGCCCCCGTACATGGACGACACCGCGGTGGTGGAGTCGGAGGTCGCGTGGGTCGCGTCGATCGCCGGCACGGGCGCCGTGCGCGTGCCCACGACCATCGCCCCGCTCGACGGGCGGACCGTCGCCCTCGTGGCCGACGAGCTCGACCGGCACTGGGTCTGCCACAGCGCGACGTGGGTCCGGGGGACCGTGGCGGACGACGCGACCGCACCGGTCGAGCTGCACCACCGGCTGGGCACGACCGCCGCGGTGCTCCACGAGCACGCCCTCGGCTTCGCCCGACCGCGCGGCTTCGTGCGCCCGGCGTGGGAGCCGGCGGACCTGGTCGGGCCCGGGAGCCGGTGGGGTGCCTGGGAGGCCGCCTGCCTGCCCCCCGCCGACCTCGCCCTGCTGGCCCGGGCCCGCGACGCGGCGCTCGACGCGCTCCACGACGCCTCGCGCGCGCCCGACGCCTGGGGGCTGGTCCACGCCGACCTGCGCCCCGGCAACGTCCTGCTCGACGGGGACGACCTGACCGTCATCGACTTCGACGACTCCGGCTTCTCCTGGTTCGTGCTCGACCTCGCCGCCGCCCTCACCGGCGTCGAGCACCTGCCCGACGCCCCCGAGCGCGCCCAGGCGTGGGCCGCGGGCTACCAGGAGGTCCGCCCGCTGACCAGCGCGGACGAGCGGACGGCGTGCGCGCTGTCCATGCTGCGCCGGCTCCAGGTGCTCGGCCGCACCGCCACCGACCCCCGGGGCGGGCCGTCCGGCGCGCTGCGGGCCGAGCAGCCCGCGGGGTCGGTGCTCGTCGCGGAGCGGTACCTGCGGTCGCCGACCTGGCTGCTGCGCTGA
- a CDS encoding alpha/beta fold hydrolase → MTEPRATTEPTADPTGTPGTLLVPPVLVRDHRVEVPVDRADPGRFPAIEVFARELVDPARDAEDLPLLLFLQGGPGGMGPRPLGGGWWSTALRTHRVVLLDQRGTGRSSRVDGRTAARFATGEQLADYLACFRADAIVEDAEAVRHHVFGGRRWATLGQSYGGFLTLTYLSRHPEALTACYVTGGLPGITATAEDVYARTFPRQQARVAAFARRYPDDVARLGALADRLAAGDVRLPDGDRFTVRRLQTLGMPLGMSTGVDALHWLLDTLDVDDDGVPDDATALAVQAQTGFDANPLYAVLQEVIYHQGERAGGWAAQAELERQPGMDAAARPLGLTGEAVFPWMFAEVRALRPFQGAAEALAARTSWPALYDPARLAANEVPLAAVQYVDDPYVDLDFALGTAGRVGNAQVWVTNEYLHDGLRAAGDVILPRLVDLAAGRWSVTRR, encoded by the coding sequence GTGACCGAGCCGCGCGCCACCACCGAGCCCACCGCTGATCCCACCGGCACGCCCGGCACCCTCCTCGTGCCTCCCGTGCTGGTCCGCGACCACCGCGTCGAGGTGCCCGTGGACCGCGCGGACCCGGGCCGGTTCCCCGCGATCGAGGTGTTCGCGCGGGAGCTCGTCGACCCCGCGCGGGACGCCGAGGACCTCCCGCTGCTGCTGTTCCTCCAGGGCGGTCCGGGCGGCATGGGGCCGCGTCCGCTCGGCGGCGGGTGGTGGTCGACGGCCCTGCGCACCCACCGCGTCGTGCTGCTGGACCAGCGGGGGACGGGCCGGTCGTCGCGGGTGGACGGCCGGACCGCCGCCCGCTTCGCGACGGGGGAGCAGCTCGCCGACTACCTCGCGTGCTTCCGCGCCGACGCGATCGTCGAGGACGCGGAGGCCGTGCGGCACCACGTGTTCGGCGGGCGGCGCTGGGCGACGCTCGGGCAGTCGTACGGCGGGTTCCTCACGCTGACCTACCTGTCGCGGCACCCGGAGGCGCTCACCGCCTGCTACGTCACCGGCGGGCTGCCGGGGATCACCGCGACCGCCGAGGACGTGTACGCCCGGACGTTCCCGCGGCAGCAGGCCCGGGTCGCGGCGTTCGCGCGGCGCTACCCGGACGACGTCGCGCGGCTCGGGGCGCTCGCGGACCGGCTCGCCGCCGGGGACGTCCGGCTGCCCGACGGCGACCGGTTCACGGTCCGCCGGCTCCAGACGCTCGGCATGCCGCTGGGCATGAGCACCGGGGTCGACGCCCTGCACTGGCTGCTGGACACCCTGGACGTCGACGACGACGGCGTGCCGGACGACGCGACCGCGCTCGCGGTGCAGGCGCAGACCGGGTTCGACGCGAACCCGCTGTACGCGGTGCTCCAGGAGGTCATCTACCACCAGGGGGAGCGCGCCGGCGGCTGGGCGGCGCAGGCGGAGCTGGAGCGGCAGCCCGGGATGGACGCCGCCGCGCGCCCGCTCGGGCTCACGGGGGAGGCCGTGTTCCCGTGGATGTTCGCTGAGGTGCGGGCCCTGCGGCCGTTCCAGGGGGCCGCGGAGGCGCTCGCGGCGCGCACGTCGTGGCCCGCGCTGTACGACCCCGCCCGGCTCGCCGCGAACGAGGTGCCGCTCGCGGCGGTGCAGTACGTCGACGACCCGTACGTGGACCTCGACTTCGCGCTCGGCACCGCGGGCCGGGTCGGCAACGCGCAGGTCTGGGTGACCAACGAGTACCTGCACGACGGCCTGCGCGCCGCGGGCGACGTCATCCTGCCGCGGCTCGTCGACCTCGCCGCGGGCCGGTGGTCGGTGACCCGGCGCTGA
- a CDS encoding glucose-6-phosphate dehydrogenase gives MTSRPVLLVLHGARGDLARRMVYPGLAELAQRGLLPERWLLLGTGRRPTDEVDLPALVHESLAEHGDDDHAGLLDDHVRYATTFDEDDPGDLVDAIGEARRELAGDDGEVVVVHYLAVPPSSFAPITRGLRQHDLADGARVVYEKPYGTSPESFDELDALVHEVLDEDQVFRIDHFLGKEATQNLHVLRFANELFGGVWNRQHVAEVQVDVPETLDVTDRVDFYDETGAALDMVVTHLFQVAAEVAMEPPARMDAAHLATAREHVIGCFRPLDPVRDVVLGQFEGYRDVDGVAEGSRTDTFVAARLWVDNDRWRGVPFLLRTGKRMAVSAQRVTLVLRTPDELFGEPTGPGRISLSLSGDGAIDVTTTVKQPGAELRLATGTASLSLDDVSPGEPLPPYASLLHDVLAGDRTLFTTPQGLRAAWEAFAPLLGPDRPEPEPYAPGTWGPARADALAGPDGWVLTRS, from the coding sequence GTGACGTCGCGACCCGTCCTCCTGGTCCTCCACGGCGCACGGGGCGATCTCGCGCGCCGCATGGTCTACCCCGGCCTGGCCGAGCTCGCGCAGCGCGGCCTGCTCCCGGAGCGGTGGCTGCTGCTCGGCACCGGTCGCCGCCCGACCGACGAGGTGGACCTGCCCGCCCTGGTGCACGAGTCTCTCGCGGAGCACGGCGACGACGACCACGCCGGGCTGCTCGACGACCACGTGCGGTACGCCACCACGTTCGACGAGGACGACCCGGGCGACCTGGTGGACGCCATCGGCGAGGCCCGCCGCGAGCTCGCCGGGGACGACGGCGAGGTGGTCGTCGTGCACTACCTGGCGGTCCCGCCGTCGTCGTTCGCGCCGATCACGCGCGGGCTGCGGCAGCACGACCTCGCCGACGGCGCCCGCGTGGTCTACGAGAAGCCGTACGGCACGTCGCCGGAGTCGTTCGACGAGCTGGACGCCCTGGTGCACGAGGTGCTCGACGAGGACCAGGTGTTCCGGATCGACCACTTCCTCGGCAAGGAGGCGACGCAGAACCTGCACGTGCTGCGGTTCGCGAACGAGCTGTTCGGGGGCGTCTGGAACCGGCAGCACGTCGCCGAGGTGCAGGTCGACGTGCCGGAGACGCTGGACGTCACCGACCGCGTGGACTTCTACGACGAGACCGGCGCGGCCCTCGACATGGTCGTGACGCACCTGTTCCAGGTCGCCGCCGAGGTCGCGATGGAGCCGCCCGCGCGGATGGACGCCGCGCACCTCGCGACGGCGCGCGAGCACGTCATCGGCTGCTTCCGGCCGCTCGACCCGGTCCGGGACGTCGTGCTCGGGCAGTTCGAGGGCTACCGCGACGTCGACGGCGTGGCGGAGGGCTCCCGGACCGACACGTTCGTGGCCGCGCGGCTGTGGGTCGACAACGACCGCTGGCGCGGGGTGCCGTTCCTGCTGCGCACGGGCAAGCGGATGGCGGTGTCGGCGCAACGCGTCACCCTCGTGCTCCGGACCCCGGACGAGCTGTTCGGCGAGCCGACGGGCCCCGGCCGCATCAGCCTGTCGCTGTCGGGGGACGGGGCGATCGACGTCACGACGACGGTGAAGCAGCCCGGCGCCGAGCTCCGGCTCGCGACCGGCACCGCGTCGCTGTCGCTGGACGACGTCTCGCCGGGCGAGCCGCTGCCGCCGTACGCGTCGCTGCTGCACGACGTGCTGGCCGGGGACCGCACGCTGTTCACGACGCCGCAGGGGCTGCGCGCGGCGTGGGAGGCGTTCGCGCCGCTGCTGGGCCCGGACCGGCCGGAGCCGGAGCCGTACGCCCCGGGCACGTGGGGGCCCGCCCGGGCCGACGCGCTGGCCGGCCCGGACGGGTGGGTCCTCACTCGTAGCTGA
- a CDS encoding HNH endonuclease family protein, protein MWLVLVVAVALGAGVPAWSQAQDAGRFPVTQQDLERARAELDALPVKGRAPRTGYDRDRFGPAWADVDRNGCDTRNDVLARDLTDVTFEPGTHDCVVLSGTLADPYSGATVAFERGPRSADVQIDHVVALSDAWQKGAQQWDAERRRQFANDPANLLAVDGPTNGAKGDGDAATWLPPSTGYRCAYVARQVRVKAAYGLWVTRAEHDAIDRTLDGCVVAD, encoded by the coding sequence GTGTGGCTCGTCCTCGTCGTCGCGGTGGCCCTCGGCGCGGGCGTCCCGGCGTGGTCGCAGGCGCAGGACGCCGGCCGGTTCCCGGTCACGCAGCAGGACCTGGAGCGTGCCCGGGCGGAGCTCGACGCGCTGCCGGTGAAGGGCCGAGCGCCCCGCACCGGCTACGACCGGGACCGGTTCGGCCCCGCGTGGGCGGACGTGGACCGCAACGGGTGCGACACCCGCAACGACGTGCTCGCACGGGACCTGACGGACGTGACGTTCGAGCCCGGGACGCACGACTGCGTGGTGCTGTCCGGGACGCTGGCCGACCCGTACAGCGGGGCCACGGTCGCGTTCGAGCGCGGGCCCCGGAGCGCGGACGTGCAGATCGACCACGTCGTCGCCCTCTCGGACGCCTGGCAGAAGGGCGCCCAGCAGTGGGACGCCGAGCGGCGCCGGCAGTTCGCGAACGACCCCGCCAACCTGCTCGCCGTGGACGGCCCCACCAACGGGGCCAAGGGGGACGGCGACGCCGCCACGTGGCTGCCGCCGAGCACCGGTTACCGCTGCGCGTACGTGGCCCGGCAGGTCCGGGTGAAGGCGGCGTACGGGCTGTGGGTCACGCGCGCCGAGCACGACGCGATCGACCGCACCCTCGACGGCTGCGTGGTCGCGGACTGA
- a CDS encoding M50 family metallopeptidase has translation MTAVLDDLGGLPGEIWDRATTVQPAPGLPVLLGTLGVALLCLAVPTLWHLSRHLLTIVHEAAHALVAVLFGRRLSGMRVHSDTSGLTVSVGRPRGPGMVATAFAGYVGPAVLGLAASWVLGRGYAVGLLWGLVVALALVLVQIRNWYGLWAVLVTGVALVGVTWWGTPAVQVAVAYAVTWFLLLGAPRAVLEMQAQRRRGRGRGTSDADALARLTPLPGGFWVGAFLVVCVGALVLGGSWILQRPLL, from the coding sequence GTGACCGCCGTGCTCGACGACCTGGGGGGGCTGCCCGGCGAGATCTGGGACCGTGCGACCACCGTGCAGCCGGCGCCCGGCCTGCCGGTGCTGCTCGGCACGCTGGGCGTGGCGCTGCTGTGCCTGGCGGTGCCGACCCTGTGGCACCTGTCGCGGCACCTGCTGACGATCGTGCACGAGGCCGCGCACGCCCTGGTCGCCGTCCTGTTCGGGCGCCGGCTCTCCGGGATGCGCGTGCACTCCGACACCTCCGGGCTGACCGTCTCCGTGGGGCGCCCCCGCGGCCCGGGGATGGTCGCGACCGCCTTCGCCGGGTACGTCGGGCCCGCCGTGCTCGGGCTGGCCGCCTCGTGGGTGCTCGGGCGCGGCTACGCCGTCGGGCTGCTGTGGGGCCTGGTGGTGGCCCTCGCCCTCGTGCTCGTGCAGATCCGCAACTGGTACGGCCTGTGGGCGGTGCTGGTCACGGGCGTGGCCCTGGTCGGCGTGACGTGGTGGGGGACGCCGGCGGTGCAGGTCGCCGTCGCGTACGCCGTGACGTGGTTCCTGCTGCTCGGGGCGCCGCGGGCGGTGCTGGAGATGCAGGCGCAGCGGCGGCGCGGTCGCGGGCGGGGGACCTCCGACGCGGACGCGCTGGCCCGGCTGACGCCGCTGCCGGGCGGGTTCTGGGTGGGCGCGTTCCTGGTGGTGTGCGTCGGCGCCCTCGTGCTCGGGGGGTCCTGGATCCTGCAGCGGCCGCTGCTCTGA
- a CDS encoding antitoxin, protein MGIGDFVDKAKRAVAGNEDKIAGAIDKAADAVKSRTSDSTDAKVDRAAGKARELLEKQKRDTGEEPPRHHTERPDPPAL, encoded by the coding sequence ATGGGCATCGGGGACTTCGTCGACAAGGCCAAGCGGGCCGTGGCCGGCAACGAGGACAAGATCGCGGGCGCCATCGACAAGGCCGCCGACGCGGTGAAGTCGCGCACGTCGGACTCGACCGACGCGAAGGTCGACCGCGCGGCCGGGAAGGCGCGGGAGCTGCTCGAGAAGCAGAAGCGCGACACCGGGGAGGAACCGCCCCGGCACCACACGGAGCGTCCCGACCCGCCGGCGCTCTGA
- a CDS encoding FtsX-like permease family protein has product MGRVALRGIRAHLVRFLLSLLAVALGVAFVAGTFSLREMMSSTFDGIVDAAAPGDAYVRVPPAEGASVTDGSSVGAGVPRELATEIADLDGVAHAIPEIQGSIVLVGSDGTAVQSTQAPSFAFPYVTDDPSIDMVEGRGPERAGEVALETNTLESSGFDVGDSTTAVIAGQVTDVTIVGSFDLGGPMAGATIVVVDPDTGYGLFAPDGNVNDIAVYAADGTTPEDLVAEVRQVVPSDLEAVSGQQLRDENKAEIGEMLGFITTFLLVFAGIALFVGAFIISNTFAMSVRQRMREFALLRAVGASPLQVFASILVQAAVVGLLGSAVGVAGGLGLVQVLKVGLEAVGMDLAGEIPVDGATIGVSLVVGTVVSVLAAAVPARRAALVPPVEAMRDDVTVPERSMRVRAVIGTVLTALGVAGVVTAMVRPESDAAGTVLGVGAAAVLLGVLMLAPSLARWVVGALAWPFVRLLRPVGRLARGNVVRNPRRTANTAGALMVGMALVGGVSVIAVSTQESVAGVVESQLHGDLVLQSATREVPAGAVADVEALPEVGTADPFAFAPLPVGEQGGDDQAVVYVAGLAADLFDRAIDVETVDGDVSAALADGGAIVKESDAETHGWQVGDTLTVQGLTGDHDVRVGAVFSSNVVGAPVVVPTAVLDDLVPAEQQSIDTVLVDAAPGVGVAELQDAVAAAVSPYVVVSVMTQDEFVSTLADQVNQVLVILYALLGLSVVIAVLGIVNTLALSVIERTREIGLLRAVGLGRLQLAGTVTVESVLTAVFGTVVGLGVGVALASALPTVYASDGLSELVIPWGNLLGMLALAVVVGVLAALWPATRAARMKVLDAVSYE; this is encoded by the coding sequence ATGGGCCGGGTCGCGCTGAGAGGCATCCGCGCGCACCTCGTCCGGTTCCTGCTGTCCCTGCTCGCGGTCGCGCTGGGCGTGGCCTTCGTGGCCGGGACCTTCTCGCTGCGCGAGATGATGTCCTCCACCTTCGACGGGATCGTGGACGCCGCCGCGCCGGGCGACGCGTACGTGCGGGTCCCGCCCGCCGAGGGCGCGTCGGTGACGGACGGCTCGTCCGTCGGCGCCGGGGTGCCCCGCGAGCTCGCGACCGAGATCGCGGACCTGGACGGCGTCGCGCACGCGATCCCGGAGATCCAGGGCTCGATCGTCCTGGTCGGCTCCGACGGCACCGCCGTGCAGAGCACGCAGGCGCCGAGCTTCGCGTTCCCCTACGTCACCGACGACCCGTCGATCGACATGGTCGAGGGTCGCGGGCCGGAGCGGGCCGGCGAGGTCGCCCTGGAGACCAACACCCTGGAGTCCTCGGGCTTCGACGTGGGCGACTCGACGACCGCGGTGATCGCCGGGCAGGTCACCGACGTGACGATCGTCGGCTCGTTCGACCTCGGCGGCCCGATGGCCGGCGCGACGATCGTCGTGGTGGACCCCGACACCGGCTACGGGCTGTTCGCCCCGGACGGCAACGTCAACGACATCGCCGTCTACGCGGCGGACGGCACCACGCCTGAGGACCTCGTCGCCGAGGTGCGGCAGGTCGTCCCGTCGGACCTCGAGGCCGTGTCCGGCCAGCAGCTGCGCGACGAGAACAAGGCCGAGATCGGGGAGATGCTCGGCTTCATCACGACGTTCCTGCTCGTGTTCGCCGGCATCGCGCTGTTCGTCGGCGCGTTCATCATCTCCAACACGTTCGCGATGTCCGTCCGCCAGCGCATGCGGGAGTTCGCGCTGCTGCGCGCGGTCGGCGCCTCGCCCCTGCAGGTGTTCGCGTCGATCCTCGTGCAGGCGGCCGTCGTCGGCCTGCTCGGGTCGGCGGTCGGCGTCGCCGGCGGCCTGGGGCTCGTGCAGGTGCTCAAGGTCGGCCTCGAGGCGGTCGGCATGGACCTCGCGGGGGAGATCCCGGTCGACGGCGCCACCATCGGCGTCTCGCTGGTGGTCGGCACCGTGGTCAGCGTGCTGGCCGCGGCGGTGCCGGCCCGGCGCGCGGCGCTCGTGCCGCCCGTCGAGGCGATGCGTGACGACGTGACGGTGCCCGAGCGCTCCATGCGGGTCCGCGCCGTGATCGGCACCGTGCTCACGGCGCTCGGTGTGGCCGGTGTCGTCACCGCCATGGTGCGGCCGGAGTCCGACGCCGCGGGCACCGTGCTCGGGGTCGGCGCCGCCGCGGTGCTCCTCGGGGTGCTCATGCTCGCGCCGTCCCTCGCCCGGTGGGTCGTCGGCGCACTGGCCTGGCCGTTCGTCCGCCTGCTGCGCCCCGTGGGCCGGCTCGCCCGCGGGAACGTCGTCCGCAACCCGCGGCGCACCGCCAACACCGCGGGTGCGCTCATGGTCGGCATGGCGCTCGTCGGCGGGGTGTCGGTGATCGCGGTGTCGACGCAGGAGTCCGTCGCGGGCGTGGTCGAGTCGCAGCTCCACGGCGACCTGGTGCTGCAGTCGGCGACGCGTGAGGTGCCCGCGGGCGCGGTCGCGGACGTCGAGGCGCTGCCGGAGGTCGGGACCGCCGACCCGTTCGCGTTCGCCCCGCTGCCCGTCGGGGAGCAGGGCGGCGACGACCAGGCCGTCGTGTACGTCGCGGGCCTCGCGGCCGACCTGTTCGACCGCGCCATCGACGTCGAGACCGTGGACGGGGACGTCTCCGCCGCGCTCGCGGACGGCGGCGCGATCGTCAAGGAGTCCGACGCCGAGACGCACGGCTGGCAGGTGGGCGACACGCTCACGGTGCAGGGTCTCACCGGCGACCACGACGTCCGCGTCGGGGCCGTTTTCTCGAGCAACGTCGTCGGCGCCCCGGTGGTGGTGCCCACGGCCGTGCTCGACGACCTCGTGCCGGCGGAGCAGCAGAGCATCGACACGGTGCTCGTCGACGCGGCGCCGGGCGTCGGCGTCGCCGAGCTGCAGGACGCGGTCGCGGCCGCCGTCTCGCCCTACGTGGTCGTCTCGGTGATGACGCAGGACGAGTTCGTGTCGACCCTCGCCGACCAGGTGAACCAGGTGCTGGTCATCCTGTACGCGCTGCTCGGCCTGTCGGTCGTGATCGCGGTACTCGGCATCGTCAACACGCTCGCCCTGTCGGTCATCGAGCGGACGCGGGAGATCGGGCTGCTCCGCGCGGTCGGGCTCGGGCGGCTGCAGCTCGCCGGGACCGTGACCGTCGAGTCGGTGCTCACGGCGGTGTTCGGGACGGTCGTCGGGCTCGGGGTCGGGGTCGCCCTGGCCTCCGCGCTGCCGACCGTCTACGCGAGCGACGGGCTCTCCGAGCTCGTCATCCCGTGGGGCAACCTGCTGGGGATGCTCGCGCTGGCCGTGGTGGTCGGGGTGCTGGCCGCGCTGTGGCCCGCGACCCGGGCCGCCCGCATGAAGGTGCTGGACGCCGTCAGCTACGAGTGA
- a CDS encoding ABC transporter ATP-binding protein produces MTSTDATPIASARGLVKTYGSGDTAVHALAGVDVDFARGELTAIMGPSGSGKSTLMHCMAGLDRANAGSVVVDGLEVSAMNERQLTRLRRDRLGFVFQAFNLVPTLTALENITLPLDIARRPVDRAHLDAVVQAVGLADRLDHKPTELSGGQQQRVACARALVSRPAVVFADEPTGNLDSTSSGEVLGFLRRSVDGLGQSVVMVTHDPTAASYAHRVLFLADGRLVGELTDPTPESVLATLTSLRPAPAAAGVADGVR; encoded by the coding sequence ATGACTTCCACCGACGCCACGCCGATCGCGAGTGCCCGCGGTCTGGTGAAGACCTACGGATCGGGCGACACCGCCGTGCACGCCCTCGCGGGCGTCGACGTGGACTTCGCCCGGGGCGAGCTCACGGCGATCATGGGGCCGTCCGGCTCCGGCAAGTCCACCCTCATGCACTGCATGGCCGGCCTGGACCGCGCGAACGCGGGCTCGGTCGTCGTCGACGGCCTCGAGGTCAGCGCGATGAACGAGCGCCAGCTCACCCGCCTGCGCCGCGACCGGCTCGGGTTCGTGTTCCAGGCGTTCAACCTGGTGCCGACGCTCACGGCCCTCGAGAACATCACGCTGCCGCTCGACATCGCCCGCCGCCCGGTCGACCGTGCGCACCTCGACGCGGTCGTGCAGGCCGTGGGTCTCGCGGACCGCCTGGACCACAAGCCCACCGAGCTCTCCGGCGGCCAGCAGCAGCGCGTGGCCTGCGCGCGCGCCCTGGTCTCCCGCCCGGCGGTGGTGTTCGCGGACGAGCCGACCGGCAACCTCGACTCCACGTCCTCCGGCGAGGTCCTCGGGTTCCTGCGCCGCTCGGTCGACGGCCTCGGGCAGTCCGTCGTCATGGTCACGCACGACCCGACGGCCGCGTCCTACGCGCACCGGGTGCTGTTCCTCGCGGACGGCCGGCTCGTCGGGGAGCTCACCGACCCGACGCCGGAGTCCGTCCTCGCCACGCTCACGTCGCTGCGGCCGGCCCCCGCCGCCGCGGGTGTCGCCGACGGGGTGCGCTGA